The Biomphalaria glabrata chromosome 1, xgBioGlab47.1, whole genome shotgun sequence sequence TGCCATGTACAGCTTTTGTGACCTTGACATCCTGTCTGTCAGACTGTCTGACAGTGTTTGGATCTGGGATGCATCCATGATGTCTTTTTTATTGTGTGGTAACCAAAAAAGGGTATTTGTTACTGTCAGCTTGTGGGCTAAAAACAATTCACCTTTGCTGTTGCAGTGACCAATACCTTGTCTGCCCAGAACATTTCTCCAGGTTTTCCAATCAGATCTCAATGTGGCATTGAAATCCTCCAGGAGGATAATAATTATTTCTACATATGTTTTACACTGTAGACCTTTTCAAACATctaattatctttttaattattattattcaagaatatataatatccatttatatatttattttaacctaatgtttttcttataaaaCCTAATCTGTTTCAacataaaattatataatttctAGTGCCTACTTTGGGACAGTCTTTCAACACatgatatttagttttttttattgtttttttttactttcttttctaTAGGTACCAATGATATTTCTGTTATGtttgaataaatataatatttttaagtgAACCTGAGCAAAGAGCAAAATCAttctttatatcttttattttgtaatttatattgttataaacttggtggtggcacagagaggggtagtggtgtgtgtgtagtcagccgacgcaaatcgccccaggccagcgctagacgagcggtcaaccgtgacgagagACGagcggtcagccgagtcgagtgtcaacaggacagttcgggaaggatcgccgtcatgaacagagctcaggagcgtcacgagagttgtagtcatttgaccacctagaaacgtcgagcagcgttctgtccggttcgagaaggccagtagggaccctatataagggcggaggtgtcgcagtcaagacggtcgagaaaaggggctaaATACAGCGAGGTTCACGACggaaggttcacgacaggggctCAGAACACTGTaaactacagcacagttcaacggtgtggttctgtacggagcattacgacggttcagtgcggagtactgtcgggtacagttgagacgacgggcgtcttgatcttggtctgcgatcgagtccgacacaacgagcctagtgtgtgaagtcagtcctggactgttgaacccagtgcaagagttgatacggcggaacggtgttatcggagagatatttgtacagtgtacgtgttgccaattgtacagtattggctgttatttattcaactattaaagtgtaacgttactttggagcccttcaatttctttaagttggtggtgtatggtgcagtttgcagagggcctggatagtgagattcgtaacaatatattttactttccctgttttatttataatgctctctacattgattatttaacaagttaaaaatgtttattaaatttattttaaagaacaacACATGGTgattaaaatgaataataaaaataagaaacaataataaaaatcttaatttatATGACCTTtttggaggcgctgtggctgagtggtaaaatgtTTGGCTTCTTAGTAGAAGGTCTCAGGTTTGATTCCTGttagggcgtctctgagtccactcagctctaatgggaagcatggtcgagaggctaagtgcccTTGAACTTcgtttggctacctatgaagagggctcgaggttcgacacccgactcgggcagagttgtgtttactgagcgcctgaaggcagcacggaaaaaccttctccgcccactggtccacaactgagattggaccaaagcgctctatataagcatgaaagtagcgctatttaaaagccatttaatttattttacctgacattagttggggaagagtaaaggcggttggtcattgtgctggctatgACACCTCGTTCACCGTGGGCCACAGTaacacatcatctgccccatagatcacaaggacTGAAAGAGGGACTTTATATAATGCCATTTTAACCATGCTAATTCAACAAAGAATAAGATTGGCTAGAGCCCTTTCAAGTAACGTCATATATGATATTTTATTACATATGACATCATTATGTTAGCCAACTATATTGTGCAGTTCTCAGATATCTTGCTCAATAAAGTTCTCcactttaacattttataatgcatTCTGATTGACTGCCAAAAAGTCATGTCATTCtcccaacattttttttttatcaatagcTCATTAGCATTTGAACTTGTCTTCTACATGAATCAATGTATTGATTATTTCGCTAATGTTACACAGAccacttttgttttttcattgctGTTGAACAAAACACTGCATCTGATTTCCTGTCAACATAAACATTTTGGATTATTAGCTCACTATGTTATGTgtgtatttataatatatttacaaaaaagggatttttataaatgcttaaAATCAGGATATAATCTGagtcaaattaaattttaaaagatcaGTTCAGACCCAGAGATTAAGAAgtaatttcactttttaaaaaatggttaacATTTAACAACAAGCTTTTGTTTCTCGATTAGTCCCATCTCTCCTTAATAAATCTCAGGAACCTATTTAAGCTGTCAAGATTCCACAGAATCCTAAAATAGGGCctaccaaattaaaaaaaaaataaaaaacatagaaactacttaaaaaaacaacaacaaagcttatacaaagtgtaattgAATCAAATAGTTTAGATCAGacaattaaatatgtaatagatCTTGACTAACAGTATtagatctgtgcgattagaaatatttttaccaattgtttttgtttgctcAATGTAAATTGGAggccctggggggggggggggggggggtttgggggggcgagagaaatgaatatctgggtgaatttttacAGTATtcgattttttaaagaatgtacaACAAAAAAAGCGGAACACAACCTGAAgttgaactcatggctcaagcctcctctgCGAATCTCTTGTTCAAGTTGGTCTGAACAATAATGTTGATTTTATTTAGAAggtcaaatttgtttttatgatttGGTGTTATACATAGCAATTCAACATTTCTCCACTTAATCAACAATGGAAATGTACAATGACATGTAATATATTGCACACTCAGTCAATAATCAAAGTATATTTCAGTATATTTCTAAATGAGATATAGCTCACAATATAAATAAGTTATTTTCCTATTTCATAATATAATAGCCAATGGAACAAAGGGTGTTTTGTCTGTGATTGATGTCTTGTATTATCTTAGTCGGTGGTAGACTATAAaattgaatatattttattttaaaaccaaagtTACTGAGGGAGCTAATCCAAGCCGTCTTGTGAGATTTTTATGATgatatgtaaaataaattttccttcaatttcattttttgaaGTTTGCTTTTATCTTTCAGCTGGACATGGGATCTCCCTTGCGTTTGTGTTCACTGTCTGTCTTACAACCTTGACATTCAATTATTCTGATGGTTTCATTCCTATTTTGAATTGTTCCAGCGTGTTGAATGTCAGCTGTGAATTGTGTAAACCTGGAACCTTTGCAAATATAAGTAAGACGTatgttcaatatttatttagtgGTGTCTTAAAACAATGCGTCCATAAGGAGTGTCATGGATATGTatattaaatgtagatctattgataCAATTAAGTATTTAAGGTCTCAGGTAAATTGTAGTGAAAAAACTAACTTAAAGGGTAATTAAaagacataatatatatatgtaaataaatatgtatgtatagaTGAAGAGCAGTATTATACATCTCTATAGCATTAAGTGTAACACTTTCTTTTGGTTTTCTGTTGTTGCAAACTATTCAATAtggctatttttttatttagaagttCTCAAGAAACTTATGTTCTGATCATCTGATTGCAGGTACTGTTCACTGCGGTTGTTGTCGGTACTCATCTCATGGTGTTTGTGTTAATGCATCTTCCTGTACAGAGTGTCCAGTAGGGGAGCACCAAAGTCGTTATGGCTCACTGAGCTGTGACATTTGCCCACCTGGCACTTCGACAAAGTAATTCATTCACTTTTACAATAGtaacattaaaattattaacattCACCTTTTCATTTTGATCTTAATGTTTTATACTAATGTAGTGTTTCCCAATTTTTTTCCGTAAcgaaacactttgcacattctgagtatttagcgaaacactttgcttattttttagagagactCATTCACaaggtggcctactagttaattattccaataattcgtggaacacctattcaggccttggTTCCGCGAAATTGACCTCCTTCAAAGTAAAACTTGCAACATAGCATTCAAATGAAATAGATTTACTCACTCATATAGACTTGTTAATCGTATTTGGTAGATTATCCACTGAGGCcctaaagtaaaaataatattgGCAGATGTGATTGGGTCATAGCCTTGCTTCTTACATATAGATCAGGCTATTAAATGAACACGTCAGCTGCTTATAGAGGGTGGAACTGCTGTGTCAGAAATATCATTCCAACCCTATAATGATTATTTGAATAAACTCATTAATTATGATTTCTATTAATACAGATGTTAGACTAGATAAGTCTTAGGTTTATTGTGTTAAGATAATGTTTGTTACAATTCTTTCAAACAGCAATCAAACCCACCAAGAGAGCTGTGCTAAATGCAGCCCTGGACACTATTCTAATGAGAATGGCTCTGCTTATTGTAGCCCATGTCAAGAAGGATATTACTCTAATCAGACAGGTTCTGCTAACTGTAAGGCATGTCCCCTTGGCTCTTTCTGTAATGAGACTGGCTCGGCACAGTGTAGCCCATGTCCAGAAGGATATTACTCCAATCATACAGGCTCTACTAACTGTAAGGCATGTCCTGTTGGCTCTTTCTCTAATAAGACTGGCTCTGCTCAGTGTACATCCTGTAGTCCCGGTTATTATAACAATGAGACAGGGTCCACTTCCTGTGAACCGTGTGAAGCTGGTTACTACTCATTCAACACGTCAGAGTGCCTGCCTTGTGATGCTGGGTCTTACTCTGCTGCTCCAGGCTCCAGCGTCTGCAAACAATGTCCAGCAGGTAATAGAGCTCAGTGTAGACTCGTTAACTTATCTTTATTGAGTGTAAAACTTTAAACTAAGTATTAAAGAAGTTGATATTCTGAGACGATTGCGCCTGATAATCTTTATGATCTGTTTTGGTACTACATGGAAATGAAATAtagttgattttgttttgttgattagGTTCACACCAGCCCAATACAGGCCAATCAGGTTGTGAAGGTTGTCCAGCAGGCTCCGAAACAAGGTTGTTCACTTTTCAACTAGCATTAATATTTAGTGAACTGAATACAAgaatattttaacaattttttaccCAACATGCTTTATTGTGTTTTCAGAGTTTCTGGTTCTGTAAATTGCACGGGCTGTCTGCCTGGACATTATAAAAATGACAGTGGGTTTGACGTCTGCCAGGAGTGTCCAATTGGTAAGCAATAGTTTCACTTTACTTGGGTCAGTTAACACCAAGACCGGCTGAAATTGACTGAAGGGAGTGATGCAGTGGTCATTGGGAAAAGTAACTAATTAAACATCAACTGATTGAAAGGGGAAGAAAGAAGAGTTTTAACGAATTAAATATCGACTAGCAGTCTAGAAAATGTAGGCAAGGTGACTGATTTGTAAAGtccttggcttcctaaccgagctgtcctgggtttgaatccagctctaaagggtacctgacaatagttgaggaaaattaaaggtggttggttgttgtgctagccacatcacaccctcattaaccatggaccacagaaacagatgacctttacatcatctgccccatagatctcgaGGTCTAAGAGGGGAATTAATTGGAAAATATGATTCTATTGCAGAGATCCTAAAAGCCTGGGGTTCCCAGAGGTTTTATCACGCAAAGAGAGGTTTCCAGTTCTTTCAATAACTACACTCTCATTACATTGAATCATTGTTCTTGGAGAAACCATTTTGCTCGTAAATATTGTGCTTAAACtaagtaattatttattaacCAGCTTGCATTCAAATAGAACAGATAACTGGCTTATATTgactttaattaattaattagacaCAAGTTTAATATCCACTGAGGcactaaagtaaaaataatatgGAAGATGTGATTCACTCATAGCTTGCTTCTTTCATAAAgataatgtaattaaatgtcAATTGTATAATCAAATTACAGAGTTTCTTTAGCCATATCACAAATATTTACAGACAAAGTTTGGGGGGTAAATAGTTGGTCAAGAGGGAGGGGATGTGGTTCAGAAACCAGATCTTAAGTGACTGAAATTAATGCTTTCATAAATGGATAAAGTAATttcttgtaaataaactattgaAAGTGATTGAACTAATTCAATGTTGGCTTAAATTGAACTTCACATTTAAACCAAACTATACCTTTCCCCATTTAAACCAAACTATACCGTTCCCCATTTAAACCAAACTATACCTTTCTCCATTTAAACCAAACTATACATTTCTCCATTTTAACCAAACTATACATTTCCCCATTTAAACCAAACTATACCTATCCACATTTAAGCCAAACTATACCTTTCCACATTTAAACCAAACTATACCTTTCCACATTTAAACCAAACTATACCTTTCCACATTTAAAGTCGAGTTGGTCGAGTTGAGAGGCtaagcttggcttggctacctatgaaaggggctcaaggtttgacacccgactcaggcagggttgtgtttactgagcgcctaaaggcagcacaaaaaaaaacttctcctagataccccctcccccccactggtccacaactgagattggaccaaagcgctctgagcatgctataagcatgaaagtagcgctatataaaagccataatttatttactttttcccaTTTTGAATGTTTATAGACAAATATTGAGAGGAAAACTTAGAAATCTAGTTTTTGCAGTGATATGTTCTATGTTTTTCTTCTTGCTTACAGGTTCACATCAGCCTGAGTCTGGCCAAGAAAGCTGTATAGGCTGTCCTGAAGGCTATGAATCTAGGTTTGTATTGCTCTACTAAAGTGTTTCTTCTTTGGTCATAGTTagctattgaaatattttttttttaaagtttctttcTTCCTTGTTGTAAAAGCCTTCATTTATCAACAGACTAAATGGCTCTGCCAACTGTACTGCTTGTATTCCTGGATATTATAAAAATGAGAGTGGATTTGATCTCTGCCAGGAGTGCCCTATTGGTAAGTTGACTCCCCTCTCTGCTAGTTCACCTCTTtcagaaagaaaacaacaaaaataaaaggatTCATGTGCAGTGTTATTttgataaatgttttgttttgtttgacatgtttctgatgttccttcagagttgaagataattacatcccaGCCCACACATCACGGGATGGGGATGCTGTTGGTGGCAGGCCAGGATTAAACCCGGGACCATGAAAcactttctgataacaaacgaaaaagttattttaagcttcatcataacagggtaaaaaaatataatgagcAAAACGAAGAATTCCGTCGGAacttggaaaataattacggagagaaagagttaaagaagtAAACTTCTTGCTGGCCAATAAATTAAGAAGAATCAAAATAA is a genomic window containing:
- the LOC106068422 gene encoding major surface trophozoite antigen 11-like yields the protein MKSKLILDYTQLNRHSSYSFLRLTGHGISLAFVFTVCLTTLTFNYSDGFIPILNCSSVLNVSCELCKPGTFANISTVHCGCCRYSSHGVCVNASSCTECPVGEHQSRYGSLSCDICPPGTSTNNQTHQESCAKCSPGHYSNENGSAYCSPCQEGYYSNQTGSANCKACPLGSFCNETGSAQCSPCPEGYYSNHTGSTNCKACPVGSFSNKTGSAQCTSCSPGYYNNETGSTSCEPCEAGYYSFNTSECLPCDAGSYSAAPGSSVCKQCPAGSHQPNTGQSGCEGCPAGSETRVSGSVNCTGCLPGHYKNDSGFDVCQECPIGSHQPESGQESCIGCPEGYESRLNGSANCTACIPGYYKNESGFDLCQECPIGFNASSANSTSCEPCPEGYYQNLSGKPLCNPCDVGTFCNSTGCSHCEDCDQGTEALVAGSNNCTLCKPGSFKESTSAENCKICKHGWFTTKSGSLECTECPVHYFCPTPDRDKQQCSPQALCPPGSAVPGWCPSPLYVKESDYDCKASSELIGIVVGACIVFCLLVAFAAFKRYRKRSQTIKIENAERRQLVSQEESSPPVYTGL